In the Flavobacterium sp. 90 genome, AGAACCGTTTCTGCGTTAGCTCCCGGATAAACCGCCGTTACCAAAACCGATGGCGGCGCAATATCAGGAAACTGTTGTAAGGGCAATTTCGTAAGTCCAAGTACACCCAGGATCACCAATAAAATGGAGATTACGGTTGCCAGTACAGGTCTTTGTATAAATATTTTGAACATTTTCGTAAAAATTATTTTTTATTAATTATTTGGGCAACTTTTGCAGTAGACGCTTTATCAGGCTGAATTACTTGTCCTTCCTGAAGTTTATCGATACCGCTTAAAACAATTTGATCACCAGATTTTACACCGTCTTTGATAAGGTAGTTTGTACCGCTTTTACCAATAACTGTAATTGGCATTTTAGCTACTTTGTTTTCTTTTCCTACTGTGAAAACGAAAACTTTATCCTGCATTTCTACTGTAGCCGATTGAGGAACCAAAATCGCATCGTCGTGTTGAAGTCCTAAACGAATTCTTCCTGTGTTTCCTGAACGTAAAGTTCCACCAGCATTAGGGAAAGTTGCTCTAATTGTAATTGCTCCGGTAGTCTTGTCAAATTGACCGTCAACCATATCAATTTTTCCGGTTTGAGGATATGCATTGTTATCTGCTAATATTAAAGTAACTGGAGGTAATTTTTTGATTTTATCACCAAGACTGCTTCCTGCATATTGTGCTTTAAAGTTGATAAAATCTGTTTCTCCTAAAGAAAAGTAAGCAAAAACTTCATGAACATCAGATAAGTTTGTTAGAGGTTCAACATCTGTTGCAGAAACTAAACTTCCTTGTTTTTTAGGCAATCTACCAATGTAACCACTAACAGGGGCTGTTACATTT is a window encoding:
- a CDS encoding efflux RND transporter periplasmic adaptor subunit, with the translated sequence MNAENLRIPQNLNNKNVQQIKTNMKMKNVIITSFILALVLSSCADKSQAPAAPAPPLLPVLAISSENTTTDAEYPASIQGTVDVEIRPQVSGNLERVFVDEGAYVNKGQTLFKINERPFREQLNNALANLHAAEAALINANLEVDKLTPLVQNKVVSDYQLKTAKASQKIAAANIEQAKAMVGSAKINLGYTNVTAPVSGYIGRLPKKQGSLVSATDVEPLTNLSDVHEVFAYFSLGETDFINFKAQYAGSSLGDKIKKLPPVTLILADNNAYPQTGKIDMVDGQFDKTTGAITIRATFPNAGGTLRSGNTGRIRLGLQHDDAILVPQSATVEMQDKVFVFTVGKENKVAKMPITVIGKSGTNYLIKDGVKSGDQIVLSGIDKLQEGQVIQPDKASTAKVAQIINKK